The proteins below come from a single Terriglobales bacterium genomic window:
- the carA gene encoding glutamine-hydrolyzing carbamoyl-phosphate synthase small subunit produces the protein MQAILALEDGRIFKGKGFGAQGECYGEVVFNTSITGYQEIFTDPSYSGQIVVLTNPEIGNYGTNDDDNEATRPHIEGLIVREFSRISSNWRSQQVADEYLERYRIPVLADIDTRALVRHLRDHGVMRGVISTIETDTDKLIAKARSIPKMDGTDLAKVVTTKQRYVWDTGERSIDPTEVVGVKDAEPEHHVVAYDFGIKHNILRKLVSGCCRVTVVPAETNAEDVLALKPDGVFLSNGPGDPEPCTYAQENIRRLMGRVPIFGICLGHQLVGLALGGKTYKLKFGHHGGNHPVKQLLTSKVEITAHNHNFAVDPDSLPMSEVELTHMDLNDNTLEGLRHRNLPLFSVQYHPEASPGPHDSHYLFDDFTAMMKEWKGRSIG, from the coding sequence GTGCAAGCAATTTTGGCCCTGGAAGATGGCCGGATCTTCAAGGGCAAGGGTTTTGGTGCGCAGGGCGAATGCTACGGCGAAGTTGTCTTTAATACTTCCATCACCGGCTACCAGGAAATCTTCACCGATCCTTCTTACTCCGGCCAGATTGTTGTCCTCACCAATCCGGAGATCGGCAACTACGGCACCAACGACGACGACAACGAAGCCACCCGCCCACACATCGAGGGCCTGATCGTCCGCGAATTCTCCCGCATCAGCTCCAACTGGCGCTCGCAACAGGTCGCCGACGAATATCTGGAACGCTACCGCATCCCAGTTTTGGCCGATATTGACACGCGCGCGCTGGTCCGGCACTTGCGTGACCACGGCGTCATGCGCGGCGTCATCTCGACCATTGAGACCGACACTGACAAGCTGATCGCCAAGGCGCGCTCCATCCCGAAGATGGACGGCACCGACCTCGCCAAGGTCGTCACCACCAAGCAACGGTACGTGTGGGATACCGGCGAGCGCTCCATCGATCCTACCGAGGTTGTCGGGGTCAAGGACGCAGAGCCCGAACACCATGTCGTCGCCTACGACTTCGGCATCAAGCACAACATCCTGCGCAAGCTGGTCAGCGGCTGCTGCCGCGTCACCGTCGTTCCGGCCGAGACCAATGCCGAGGACGTGCTGGCGCTCAAACCGGACGGCGTCTTCCTGTCCAATGGTCCCGGTGATCCCGAGCCCTGCACCTACGCCCAGGAAAACATCCGCCGCCTGATGGGTCGTGTCCCGATATTTGGCATCTGCCTGGGCCATCAGCTGGTCGGACTGGCGCTCGGCGGCAAGACCTACAAGCTTAAGTTCGGACACCACGGCGGCAATCACCCGGTGAAGCAGCTACTGACCAGCAAAGTCGAGATCACCGCGCACAATCATAATTTCGCGGTTGACCCCGACTCGCTGCCCATGAGCGAGGTCGAACTGACGCATATGGACCTGAACGACAACACGCTGGAAGGCCTGCGCCACAGGAATCTGCCGCTGTTTTCGGTGCAGTACCATCCGGAGGCGAGCCCGGGGCCGCATGATTCGCATTACTTGTTTGACGATTTTACGGCCATGATGAAGGAGTGGAAGGGAAGGAGCATCGGATGA